In one window of Haloferax sp. Atlit-12N DNA:
- a CDS encoding DUF955 domain-containing protein produces MATTSSPSVSFDETDTRHDEMHRTIEQWLADLADDVDNARASKQFQAWLDVQSRFHDYSHRNTLLITLQCPEATKVAGYRTWQAEFDRYVEEGESAIWIWAPIITTQCPECGNAPSYHENSECEYDETPPEEWSEGLVGFKPAPVFDISQTEGEPLPELDTAATGEPDTLVEDLTNIASDLGVTVRIVGPDEWRHGEAKGVCQSRSVQDLTPPVEVKNRPNRADLAATIIHEYAHAILHFDITDATERAKREVEAEAVAYVVGRYLGLDTSGSAFYLAAWQGDETDVLQERLGRISGTAEEILSTLDAV; encoded by the coding sequence ATGGCAACAACGAGTTCCCCGTCGGTGTCGTTCGACGAGACCGACACGCGACACGATGAGATGCATCGCACGATCGAACAGTGGCTTGCGGACCTCGCTGACGACGTCGACAACGCTCGGGCGAGCAAGCAGTTCCAAGCGTGGCTGGACGTCCAGAGCCGGTTCCACGACTACTCCCACCGCAACACACTCCTCATCACCCTCCAATGCCCCGAGGCGACGAAAGTCGCCGGCTACCGGACGTGGCAAGCGGAGTTCGACCGATACGTCGAGGAAGGCGAGTCGGCAATCTGGATTTGGGCGCCGATCATCACGACCCAATGCCCCGAGTGTGGGAACGCACCGAGCTATCACGAAAACAGCGAGTGTGAGTACGATGAGACGCCACCCGAAGAGTGGTCAGAGGGCCTCGTGGGCTTCAAGCCCGCGCCCGTCTTCGACATTTCACAGACTGAGGGCGAACCACTTCCAGAGCTGGATACGGCGGCGACCGGTGAGCCTGATACGCTCGTCGAGGATCTCACCAACATCGCGTCGGACCTCGGTGTAACCGTCCGCATCGTCGGTCCCGACGAGTGGCGGCATGGCGAAGCGAAGGGTGTCTGCCAGTCACGAAGTGTCCAAGATCTCACCCCACCCGTTGAAGTGAAGAATCGCCCGAACCGCGCGGACCTCGCGGCAACAATCATCCACGAGTACGCCCACGCGATTCTGCACTTCGACATTACTGACGCAACTGAGCGGGCGAAACGCGAGGTCGAAGCGGAGGCCGTTGCGTACGTCGTTGGTCGATACCTCGGCTTGGATACGAGTGGGTCGGCGTTCTACCTCGCGGCGTGGCAGGGCGACGAGACGGACGTGCTGCAAGAGCGACTGGGTCGGATTAGCGGGACGGCCGAAGAGATTCTGTCGACACTCGACGCGGTCTAA